The Candidatus Paceibacterota bacterium nucleotide sequence AATAAATTTTGCCCTATCGTTTTTATAATCCAAATAGTAAGTATGCTCCCAAACATCAAGGGCCATTATGATTTCCGAATTCGGATATAAAAAGAGGTTATGTTTTTCTATTTGCCCTATCATCAATTTTCCTAACCTTTTTTCATAAAGAAGAACGCCCCATCCCGATCCTTCGACCGAAAGGGCGGCTTTTGAAAATTCTTCTTTAAAACGTTCTACGCTTTTAAATTCATTCTCAATCTCAAAGAGAAAATCTTCTTTTAGTTCCCTCTTTTCTTTTTCAGGCGTCATGATTTTCCAAAATATCTCATGGAGAATATGCCCTCCTAAATTAAA carries:
- a CDS encoding superoxide dismutase, which produces MEKKYNLPELDYKYNALEPYISEEQLKIHHQKHHMAYVDNANKILEEISQSRKDGSQIDMKSKLKFLSFNLGGHILHEIFWKIMTPEKEKRELKEDFLFEIENEFKSVERFKEEFSKAALSVEGSGWGVLLYEKRLGKLMIGQIEKHNLFLYPNSEIIMALDVWEHTYYLDYKNDRAKFIDNFWQVINWEKVGENFNKAKEGK